From the Labrus mixtus chromosome 17, fLabMix1.1, whole genome shotgun sequence genome, one window contains:
- the june gene encoding junE proto-oncogene, AP-1 transcription factor subunit: protein MTAKMETPFYHDDSHAVPGFGHIAEYERYHGNKMLMSKKAMSMGGQHFSGGGGSSSGGRGGHHNNLGLGGNSSLMGSAASSADMNLLKLSSPDLEHLIIQSNQGLVTTSPMSNGGNPFLYRNHATNEQEGFADGFVKALADLHKQNQLVGGSPMSPPPSSTVSLQASYQRNLMSGGDMPVYTNLGSYNPGQMAYPGAQMGYGSGSGHGSGGAPQPHARGLDAPQTVPEVPHPPGDPTSPPSLSPIDLETQERIKAERKKLRNRIAASKCRKRKLERISRLEDKVKVLKNQNSDLASTAAMLREQVAQLKQKVMSHVTNGCQITVGSTAAAKTGGGGRGGTGSEDSSC, encoded by the coding sequence ATGACGGCCAAGATGGAGACTCCTTTCTACCATGACGACTCGCACGCCGTGCCCGGTTTCGGCCACATCGCAGAATACGAGCGCTACCATGGAAACAAGATGCTGATGAGTAAGAAGGCCATGTCGATGGGGGGTCAACACTTCTCAGGCGGCGGCGGGAGTTCGTCAGGCGGGAGAGGCGGACACCACAACAACTTGGGGCTTGGCGGGAACAGTTCCCTGATGGGTTCTGCGGCGTCCTCGGCCGACATGAACCTGCTGAAGCTGTCGTCCCCCGACCTGGAGCACCTGATCATCCAGTCCAATCAGGGTCTCGTCACCACAAGCCCCATGTCCAACGGCGGCAACCCTTTCCTCTACCGCAACCATGCCACAAACGAGCAGGAGGGCTTCGCCGATGGCTTCGTCAAAGCACTCGCCGACCTTCACAAGCAGAACCAGCTGGTTGGAGGAAGCCCCATGTCTCCGCCCCCGTCCTCCACCGTCTCCCTGCAGGCGTCATACCAGAGGAACCTGATGTCCGGCGGAGACATGCCCGTCTACACCAACCTCGGCAGCTACAACCCCGGGCAGATGGCGTACCCTGGGGCACAGATGGGGTACGGGAGCGGCTCAGGCCACGGCAGCGGCGGAGCCCCTCAGCCACACGCTCGAGGACTGGACGCTCCTCAGACCGTCCCCGAGGTGCCTCACCCACCGGGCGACCCGACATCCCCGCCCTCTCTTTCCCCGATTGACCTGGAGACACAGGAGCGAATCAAAGCGGAACGCAAGAAGCTACGCAACCGCATTGCGGCGTCCAAGTGCCGCAAGCGCAAGCTGGAGCGGATCTCGCGGCTGGAGGACAAAGTGAAGGTCCTGAAGAATCAGAACTCGGACCTGGCTTCCACCGCCGCCATGCTGCGGGAGCAGGTAGCTCAGCTGAAACAGAAGGTCATGAGCCATGTCACCAACGGCTGCCAGATCACTGTCGGGTCGACCGCCGCCGCCaagactggaggaggaggaaggggaggtaCAGGCAGCGAGGACTCCAGCTGCTGA